GGCTGACATGAGGtacgttggccaggaatcaaacccaggtctcccacatgaaaggcaagaattctatcactgaactacCAATACCTCATACAGAATACCACAGACCACCTAACTGAATGTCTTCATTTCATAGAAGGAGAAACTTGACAAGGTCATACAGCAGAATAGGAACAAAGGCAGGATTCAAACCCGAGTCCCCTCACTCCTAGTACATGGCTCATGTCATGGCATCACCCTACCTCTAAGAGATGTAAAACTGGGAGAGTAAAATTGTTTTCAGAGACACTCAGTGTCCTATCACTCCACGAATCTGATTTTCCAGGACATTTTAGAGTGTGTAACATTGGCAGGTAGATGCTAGAGTAGCTTTCTGAGTACATTGTGAAACTCCATTGTATCCAAATATAGAGggtataatggattgaattgtgtccccccaaaatatgtatcaacttggttaggccatgtgtggttgtcctccattttgtgattttcctatgtgttacaaatcataatctctgcctgtagttaaagaTGAtttgggtgggatgtaacacccttgctcaggccacagccctaatccaatgtaaagggagtttgcctaggatgtggcctgcaccaccttttattttacaagagatgaaaagaaagggaaacaagcagagagttggggatctcataccaccaagaaagcaggaccaggagcaaaatgcgtcctttggacctgggatccctgcacctaAGAAggtcctcaaccaggggaagattgaggagaaggaccttcctccagagccgacaaagagagaaagccttcccctggagccggcaccctgaatttggacttctagcctactagactgtgagaaaataaacctttctttgtcaaagccatccaagtgtagtacttctgttatagcagcactagatgactaagacagagggcgttagtgctgacatgttgttgttgttgttaggtgccatcaaatcagttccgactcatagcgaccctacgcacaacagaacgaaacactgcccggtcctgagccatccttacaatcgttatgcttgagctcattgttgtagccactgtgtcactgtgCTGACataagccatgctattttcaatcgcctcatatgcatacaaaagctgagcaatgaataagaagactgaagaagaattgatgcctttgaattatggtgttgacaaagaatactgaatatactatagattgctagaagaacaaacaagtctgtcatggaagaagtatagccagaatgctgcttagataccaggatggcaagactttgtctcatgtactttggacatgttatcaggaaggatatcatgcttggtaatgtagagggccggcaaaagagaggaagaccctcaatgagctaggtcaatacaatggctgcaacaatgggctcaaacataacaacggttgtgaggatggtgcaggaccaagcaatatttcattcttttttacatagggtagctatgagtcgaaactacctctacagcatctaacaacaagtgCTGCTCAGCAATAGTTCTGGTTCTCCTCCATCTGGGCATGAGGTAGGATTACACACGGCCATGGGTTGTGGGCAGATGTGACATGTGTCACTTCCGGGTCAAAGCATTTAGTTACTGATACAAGATGCTCCAGTGTGCCTTCCCCCACCATAAAGATTGGCGACGTTCCAGACTGTGAAGCCTCAATTTTCCAAGGACCCTGAGGAAGATGACATGGAGCAGAGCCCCAGAAAACACAGAGTGGACGTGAAGCATGTCATTTTAAGACTTTGAGATTATGGAACTGTGTGTTGCTGCAGCAGGACCTCACTCATCCTGACTGACCCCGAGGGAATAGCAGCTCCTCTCTCATGTCCCAACCTGTGCCCATGTTGGCAGAGTCGAAGCTGCTGGTAACCTGACAGCATGATATTTTCCAGACACAGACTGCTTTTGCTGGGGCCAGAAGCCTGTGGCCTTGTGAGCTGGTTCTAATTTCCATGAATGTGATGTGATTAGTCTCCTGATTTGTGAAGAAACCCCACTGCAGTGCTATAAATCGCTTTTGTATgacttttctagccatggtctcgtaacttccacccaagtgattgggcaggactgtgtgatagggtaattgtggcccaccaaggggactggttaGTTTTGTCATCACCCTGGACTTGAAATGAGCCACTCCAGCGGTGGAAAAGAGAGAATCCCACCACCAACAACGAAGAAGAGACAGagcgtcctttgggcctgggattcctatgctgagaagctcttggaaGCAAGAGACGaagagagagagcaggctgtaaccctgaagacagtgagaagtggtagCAGGAGAGACCCAAAGCAGGGACCCAACAGCAGAGACTCAGAAGCagggacctggcagcaggagtcgggtcagtgggcttcccagcccaaggAGCAAGAAGGCTGAGTATCTTTGGGCAGAGGCCCACGGCCAGGGAGAGGTGCGCCTGagagcacagctgaaaagaggctctCCTGATAGAGCTGTATCCTAGTGTCCCTGatcttgaattgtaacctgttacttccctaataaaacccataatcgtgagtattgtctgtgagctctgtgtgtccactgcaatgaattatctaacccagtagagaagtagagagtgctatgggaggaatggttggtgtcagaattagcaaAGATAGGGGAAAGAGAAGGCATGCCTGACTTCCcttcataagaatcagccttgggctgtgggtcttgattctccttcctccttgtgaagttacaggaggtcagacactgccctatgccatttttacacccACTCTCCTGATTTAGCTCTTCAGAAAGAGCAGCTGTTACTAGAGCATCTTGGTACCTacctccccccaccctcccctgACTCCCACCCAGGCTCTTCTCTAGCAATCAAAATGGCTGCCATCTTTCTTTTGGTGTGTGTGTTGAGGGGGTTGGGGGGAATGTGATCTCCAGGTAAGACATCTGGGATCAGGGTTTTTGCCAGAACAACTGCACTGGATCTTAATAAACTGTCAGTAAAACTCAAATGGCAACCACTGACCCCTCCCAGGTTCGGGGCACAGGAGGGTGACAGTGATGAAGTCCTTTGCCTTCAATAGCTCACAGTCTAGTCAGAGAGAGGTACATAATAAACTAACTACAGTACAAGGCTGAATGAAATTAATCTATGTTAAATAGCTGTTATCAGCGTAGTAAGGTCTAGGGAGGAGTCTGAGAAGGCTACACAGGAAAGATGGTGTGTGAGCTGAGCCTGGAAGGACAAGTGGAAGAGAAGGGCCATTCCAGCCTGAAGAGACAGCATGAGAAGAGAGACGAGCTAGGAGCATGTGTAGTTTGTCCGTGCGATGGGGATTTGTCTGATGAGGTTGGTGAAGGCTGCAGGAAGGGTGCAGGGAGGGGAAGCAGGACAGCAGGCTAGAGCCTGATCACAAAAGACCTCAAATGCTCCGCCATTCCCACCTGGTCTTTTTGATGGAGACAACAGTGAGAAAGAGAAATGCATAGTCAGGTGGTTTCCTACCCGTCACCTGCTTGAAAACACCGCAAACTCATGCCCAGCATCAGAAGTTGCGACTAACACAGGTCTTTTTGTAACAACACCCCCAGCAATTACCATTCTTCTTTTAAGatttcaggttttgttttgtctttacaTCTTAGACTCAAAGTGAATCAGTCCAGGGAGGGACCTCAAAGGTCTCTTACGCCCAGGGAGAAGAAATGTGTCCAAGCTTACCAAGACAGGGAGTGAAAGAttataaactccatgagggcagaagctgcatctgtctctgtgtattcccaGCACCTGGTCCAGGGCCTAGCATATAGTAGATACTCAGTAACTATTCGTTGAATGATCAATAAATGAGCCATCACACTCATGCAATTCTTTTTTACCAAACCTCAGCAAGAAAAACCCTACCTGTAAAAGTTCATGTGGATAAGATTAGAGGTTAGTTGCTGACCCACATTAACCAACTGCCACTGTCTGTTCCAGCAACTGTTCCTTAATAGTCACCTGATTCAGGGTGGAGGAGAGAAAATCAGCATAGGCTCTGGGGAGAGAGGGTGTCATGAAAGATGCTGAAACTCATGTCTGCGAGGTACGTCCTATCTGAGCTACACTGCAGCCCCATTTTTCAAGGAAGAATTGAGCCCCAGAGAAGCCAAGTAACTTGGTCAGtatcacacagctagttagtgcTGAAGTTGAGATGCAAAGCTGGGTTTTTGAATCATGCCTCCGATATTCATGAGTGGCTGATATTGGCAGGACTTGCTGTATGATGAACTGCTAGAAGGGAGAAGACAGAGTCTTACTCTCAAGATGTACAACAAACCAAAGGAATGGGTAAAGAGCTGTGGGAGCACAAGAAGGGGGCAGGTAACTCTGCATGGGGCAGGAGAAGAAAGGAGGGGGGAGCTGGGATCTGAAGAATGAGCAGCAGCACCTCCACTGGGTGGGAGGGACGTGCCTATAGAAGGGAATTGCCTGGGCAAAAATGTAGAACTGGGAAAAGACATGGTTTATTTGGGAAAGGGTGAGCCCTTTGGCCCCTACAGATGGTTGATGCAATTAAACAAGGggaatgagagaaaaaaactaGTCCTGGAGAAAGACAGATGGTGCTCCAAGACGGTCACAGGACACTGGCCTCCCTATCAatgcaggaaggaagggagagaggaggtGGGGGATCATATCCTCTGAATGACAAACGTTCACACTCAGCTCCTATTTCTTCTTCAGACCAGGGACTCCTTTCCTGTCCTAACAAGATTGCTGTGCCCTGGGGACACTTGGGTTCCCTGCTGCAAATGCCTGACACTGGCCATTCTCAAGTAGACAGTGAGACCAGTTCAGAACAGGAGGGAAGCTATCTGGGAGAAAATGGCAGCCTCTTCCCACTCCTCCAGCTATAAAGGTAGTCAATGACCAACAACATTTCTGCCAGGTTAGACTCTGATTTTTCCTTCTTGTATGGTATCGTCATCAACATCATTTACTGCTGTAGTCTCAGCACTTAAAACATATCTAGCACACAGTGGGCAGTCAATAAATATTCAGTGAATGAATTAAATCTGGAACACTACGGGCATAATTCAATCATCTGGAGTCATAACCTAGAAAAGACGCTTCcttttagcagccaagaactCTTTAGATGCCAAAGGAGCATGTCAAATGGAATCCCACTCTATTGTCTCCTCTGAGCCCACCCTGGGGAGAGCAGCAAGGAGCCTGGGGGACTGTAATGTGCAACATCCTCCCCTAAACTACATCAGTAGAACTGCAGAGCTGAGAGGGCCAGCTTACAGACTTGAAGTCCAACTCTCTCACTACCCAGATGGTGAAACTAAATCTCAGAGAGGGGGGTGACCTCAGGTCACACATACAGGTTCCTCGACTCCTGGGCCAGCCAGAGCTTCTTCCAAAATCTGTGTGGTCCAGTTGGAAAAGGAGGGAGAATGATGGATGGGGCAAACCAGACAGCTATCAGGGAGTATATCCTGCTGGGGTTATCTGAGCACCATAACCTAGAGATGGTCCTGTTTGTCCTTTGCCTGGGCATCTACTGTGTGGATGTGATGGGGAACTCCCTCCTCATAGCGCTGAACATGCTGGACCCTCACCTGCACaaccccatgtacttcttcctcagcaACCTCTCCCTCATGGGCATCCTTGGTATATCCTCCTTTGTGCCACTCACGCTGGTCAACTTCCTGGAAGCCCGAAGGACCATCTCCTTCCCTGGCTGTGCCCTACAAATGTACCTGACCCTGGCACTGGGCTCCACAGAGTGCCTGCTCCTTGCCGTGATGGCATATGACCGTTATGTGGCTATCTGCCAGCCACTTAGGTATTCAGAGCTCATGAGTGGGCAGCTTTGCATGTGGATGGCAGTGCTGAGCTGGGGGATAGGCTTCACCAACTCACTGCTGCAGTCCATCCTGGCCTGGCACCTCTCCTTTTGTGGCCACAATGTCATTAACCACTTCTTCTGTGAGATCTTGGCAGTGATAAAACTGGCCTGTGGGGACATCTCCCTAAATGCATTGGCATTAATGGTGGCCACAGCTGTCCTAACGCTGACCCCATTCCTGCTCATGTTTCTCTCCTACATTTTCATCCTTGCTGCCATCCTTAGGGTACCTTCTGCTGCAGGCTGGAGCAAGGCTTTTTCTACCTGCTCTTCTCACCTAATAGTGGTGGTGATTTTCTATGGAACTATCTCCTTCATGTACTTGAAGCCCAAAGCCAAGGACCCTGACTTAGATAAGATTATTACATTGTTCTATGGGGACATGACACCCTCACTGAACCCTaccatctacagcctgaggaatacAGAGGTGAAAGCCACTGTAATAGCTCTGCTGCGGGAAGATCTGCTGTCCAGGAAAATGTCCCACTTTTGCTGCTGCACTCCATCTTTATCAGTCAGGATAGGTTAGGTTATGCTGTGGTAATGACCTCGACatttcagtggcttaaaaccatAAGGATTTATTTCTCGCTCGTGCTTCAGGTCCATTAGCGGATAGATGGGCGTTCTGCTCTGCATCATCGCCTTCAGATCCCTCTGGGAGTAAGGATGACAAAGCAGCTACCATCTGCAACACTACAGGTCAtcatgaaaaaaggaaaagagaaagtgacAAAGTATGCACTCTTAAAATTTCCATTCAGAAGTGACATCTTACTTCCACTTATGTTTTATCAGTCAACACAAGTCACATGACCACATCTAACATCAAGGAAGAAGGGAAGCTTGGCTACCATGTGTCCGGAAGGAAAGAGCGGACTGAGATATTTGTGAATAGACTAATGACTACCATACTATCCTAGTCAACCCAAGAGCTGCTAGAGATTTGGCTTCCTTTGCCCTGACCACCCATCCTACATACTGAGTGAAAGGTTACTCATCTTACGGTAGCTTTGTACTGTGTCAACCTAACTAGGttggaactacatttcccaaaatTCTCTTCCCTGTATGGTTCAGAGTTAGGATTGACCACTAGAGAGATTTGTGTAAGATTTGAGAGGCGGAAGTGAAGCAGCAAATATATTTTATGCTTAGGTCAGTATAGGACACCAGGCACTGTAGGAACACATACATCTTGTCACTGATCTACTGGCTTGCCTTGTTAGCATGGGGTAGAAGCTGGGCCCTCAGCTCCTCTACTTGTCACCAGCTTTCTTCCTTCAGCTGTTCTGAATCCTGAGCCAAGTAcagctctgtcatggattgaattctgtccccccaaaatatgtgcatcTATTTGGCtaagctatgattcccagtactgtccattttgtcatctgatgtgattttcctatctgttgtaaatcctatctctatgatgtcaatgagatggcattagtggcagttatgttaatgaggcaggactcaatctgtaagattagattatgtcttaagccaatctcttttgagatataaacgacagaagcaagtagagacactggaacctcataccaccaagaaacaagagccgggagtgagcacgtcctttggacccagggttcctgcactgagaagcttctagtctaagagaagacagatgacaaggatcttcctctagagccaacagagagagaaagccttcccctggagctggcaccctgaatttcggacttctagcctcctagactataagagaataaacttgtttgttaaagccatccacttttatttgttatagcagcactaggtaattaagacaagCTCCATGGTGAAGAACACCAGCTTCTTCTGTAGGTCTTCCACGTCATTGAGATTGAAGGCAGTGTGAGACAGACACAGGTTCCAGTTTGTCCTCATGGGTCCTAGTTTGTCCTTACTCTCCCTCGGTTTACATCCAGCTTTTCTACCTGACTGCCAGCCCAGCTGACCTACTGCAGGTTCAACACCAAATGCAGAGGTAACAGTTTTACATAGACTTCTCCAACTGCTCCCCCAACTGCATAAAGCCTATTCTCTATAATAAATCCCTTATGTCACTCACAGTGGTTCTGCTACTTTGATAAGCTCGAACTAATTCACCATTCTTCATATCAAGAGTCTTTGATGGGTTCCCATTTCTACAGCATTAAGTCCAAATTCTTCAGCTGAGTCCTCAAGGCCCTCCAGAATCTGGctccaccagcttctgcagccttgttttccacTAGCCCCATTCACATGAGCCGTTCCCCCTTACTACATCGTCTGTACTGTCCCATCTCCATATCTACTCATGCTGTTCTACGATAAGACCTAGAACAAATTTTAAAAGCCAGGTTAGACACCACCTTTCATGCATCCTTTCCTAGTGCAGTTCGaaattattctcttttcttttctttatattctaCAGCACTTTGTTAGTCTTTCACTTAGTAACTATCCCATTCTGCCTTACATTAGTTATATCTCACAATgtcagctccttgagggcagaattCAACCAGGTCTGGTTCACCCCTAGAGCTCCCACAGAGCCTTCTCTATAGAAGATTCGCTGAACTGAATTCTCACTTAGAAGCCCTCACAAAGTCATCACCTGGGGATTGAGCCTTATGTTACTGTAATTGCTCCAAGCAACTGTAAATGGTCAGGGGTCCTAGTCTGGCTATGTATGCAGACACACATGAGGGTCCAGCAATATCTGCTGACTACAGCCCTGTATTCAAGGAAGACAGGTGTTGTTTGGATCTTGTGCTGTCTCCCACTGAAACAAATCAGGAGACAACCGAAGAGACTGAGGTTCCAGGCCTGGTTCAGCAGCTACGCCCAGAGCTGTCTTATTGCTGATGTCCCACCCCACAGGGATCCCCTAGGTACCTCAAATCAAAGTGTCCAAAACTGAACTCATCACATACAACCCtcgtcatggattaaattgtgcccccccaaaatatgtgtcaacttggttaggccatgattcccagtattgcgtggttgtcctccattttgtgattgtaattttatgttaaagaggattatactgtgattgtaatacccttactaagatcacatccctgatccaatgtaaatggagtttccctggagtgtggcctgcaccaccttttatcttacaagagataaaaggacagggaagcaagcagagagtggggatctcataccaccaagaaagaagcaccaggaaagagcatatcctttgggccCTGGGTTCCTGCATAGacaagctcctagttcagggcaagattgatgagaaggaccttcacccagagcgaacagagaaagaaagccttcccctgaagctgacgccctgaatttggacttctagcctactagactgtgagagaataaatttctctttgttaaagccatccacttgtggtattatctcttatagcagcactagatgactaagatac
This DNA window, taken from Loxodonta africana isolate mLoxAfr1 chromosome 9, mLoxAfr1.hap2, whole genome shotgun sequence, encodes the following:
- the LOC100664819 gene encoding olfactory receptor 13C7-like, whose protein sequence is MDGANQTAIREYILLGLSEHHNLEMVLFVLCLGIYCVDVMGNSLLIALNMLDPHLHNPMYFFLSNLSLMGILGISSFVPLTLVNFLEARRTISFPGCALQMYLTLALGSTECLLLAVMAYDRYVAICQPLRYSELMSGQLCMWMAVLSWGIGFTNSLLQSILAWHLSFCGHNVINHFFCEILAVIKLACGDISLNALALMVATAVLTLTPFLLMFLSYIFILAAILRVPSAAGWSKAFSTCSSHLIVVVIFYGTISFMYLKPKAKDPDLDKIITLFYGDMTPSLNPTIYSLRNTEVKATVIALLREDLLSRKMSHFCCCTPSLSVRIG